The Achromobacter spanius genome includes the window TCAAGTGCGGCGGCAGCGCGTCGTACTTGGCCTTGTTGAACATGATTTCGAACTGCTCCGCGCTTTGGTGAAAGCTTTGCAGCATGCAGATCTTGGACACGTCCTGAAAGCCCAGCGCCAGGTCAGACGACGCGTTGTTGAATTCGGCGCCATCCAGCAGGCCGCGATCCAGGGCGGGCACGATTTCACCGCCCGGCAAGGCGTTCACCGCCAGGCCCATGGCCGTGTACATATCGATGGCCAGGCCCACGGTGCGGAACTTCGCGCCCTTGACGTCTTCGATCTTGGTCACCGGCCGCTTGAACCAGCCGAAGGGTTGTGTCGGCATCGGGCCGTACATCAGGGACACCACGTTCACGCCCATGGCCTTCTGGATTTCCGTCAGCAGGTCCTTGCCGCCGCCGTACTCGTGCCAGGCCAGCAGCATGTTGGCGTCCATGCCGAACGCCGGCCCCGAACCCCACAGCGCCACCGCCGTGTTCTTGCCGTACCAGTACGCCACCACGCCATGCCCGCCGTCCAGCGTGCCGGCCGACACCGCGTCCAGCAAGTCAAACGCCTTCACCACCGCGCCCGCCGGCAGCACCTCGATCTTCA containing:
- a CDS encoding TRAP transporter substrate-binding protein; translated protein: MQHVTKPRRKFISGAAVAGAAALGFPAVTRAQNAPISLRFQSTWPANDIFHEFARDYAQKVNDMAGGQLKIEVLPAGAVVKAFDLLDAVSAGTLDGGHGVVAYWYGKNTAVALWGSGPAFGMDANMLLAWHEYGGGKDLLTEIQKAMGVNVVSLMYGPMPTQPFGWFKRPVTKIEDVKGAKFRTVGLAIDMYTAMGLAVNALPGGEIVPALDRGLLDGAEFNNASSDLALGFQDVSKICMLQSFHQSAEQFEIMFNKAKYDALPPHLKHVLSYAAQASSADMSWKAANRYSQDYIKLQKEHNVKFYKTPDAILQQQLKIWDEMIAKRSAENPLFKKVLESQRAFAERVGRWQGDTSVNFRMAYNHYFARSSKPA